One window from the genome of Cyclobacterium amurskyense encodes:
- a CDS encoding alpha-L-fucosidase produces the protein MNRIKSIACIALLFICQNLLAQEPWENPIQKEERLGSPLVETSPFVFQEKLYLLENNQRFWDIPGAKPGDNFHEDEVRIRDLQTNQIISTPLKNHGFGTVLTWEDRVYVFAGDYGEGKPWRKMTEITMTSSEDLVNWSKPKTVLRANDNEYFFNTAVTRGKDGFVLLYETSDKQWKPFTFRYMSSSDLEHWKEIPDAVYGVDKYVGGPALYYEGGWYYTLYLESLKPGYETRITRSKDLVNWEDAPEDRPFVTFNPEHKNIPLINPKISENNASDVELCYFQGKTILYFTGSDQTTAGDLQRATYDGTPRELFEHFFKAEGQSDVAPKHQGDWLPVLEAGTEGNGTAIFSTEPLRTRPTESQLAYQERQLGAFIHFGPATYIGSDMMSVPAAEIFNPSRLDADQWAKTAKSFGAKHIVLTAKHHNGFCLWPTETTDYSVKNATWKKGKGDVVREFVEACRKYDLEIGLYVSGGDKHFGCTSTPDPQGERKIVGDIHKYFPVFLEQLRELLTNYGEISYLWFDGAYDPFGWDVMDPETQQPLGTAYGNAIHNMVRLLQPNAIVMGGTKPDVRWSGSEQGWAAYPLANIVQPGEGFDKWVGPQSAGWIPAEANLHTRSTWFWKPDSDKTLRDLPFMMNVYSESIGRGANLLVNMTPDTSGLIPAAEVKRLEEFGEAIEQTFSKPVANYDQPENNGNTIFTLSIPENQVTNLMVLEENIANGQHIKQYHLESFDGTNWHLLAEGLTIGRKRIHYFDPVKTDKLRLSLKGDESKIELKSFTVYQAD, from the coding sequence ATGAATCGTATTAAAAGCATTGCCTGTATTGCCCTACTCTTTATATGCCAGAACCTTTTGGCACAAGAGCCTTGGGAAAACCCTATCCAGAAAGAAGAACGACTGGGGTCACCCTTAGTGGAAACCTCTCCTTTTGTGTTTCAGGAGAAGTTGTACTTACTGGAAAATAACCAGCGGTTTTGGGATATTCCGGGGGCAAAACCTGGGGACAATTTCCATGAGGACGAGGTAAGAATCCGTGACCTGCAAACAAATCAGATTATTTCCACTCCGCTGAAAAACCATGGCTTTGGAACAGTTTTGACATGGGAAGACAGGGTGTATGTTTTTGCTGGAGATTATGGGGAAGGGAAACCCTGGCGAAAGATGACAGAAATCACAATGACCAGCTCTGAAGATCTTGTCAATTGGAGCAAGCCAAAGACCGTCCTTCGGGCAAATGACAATGAGTATTTTTTTAACACCGCGGTTACTAGAGGAAAAGATGGCTTTGTACTGCTGTATGAAACTAGTGACAAGCAGTGGAAACCTTTTACCTTTAGGTACATGAGCTCTTCGGATTTGGAGCACTGGAAAGAGATTCCGGATGCGGTTTATGGAGTGGACAAATATGTTGGCGGACCTGCCCTTTATTATGAAGGAGGCTGGTACTATACACTTTATTTGGAATCACTCAAGCCTGGCTACGAAACACGCATCACCCGCTCCAAAGACCTGGTCAATTGGGAAGATGCACCAGAAGACAGGCCTTTTGTCACCTTTAATCCGGAACATAAAAACATCCCTTTAATTAATCCTAAAATCTCCGAGAACAATGCTTCTGATGTGGAACTCTGCTATTTTCAAGGCAAAACCATCCTTTATTTCACCGGAAGCGATCAAACTACAGCAGGAGATTTACAGCGGGCAACTTACGATGGCACACCAAGAGAATTGTTCGAGCATTTCTTTAAAGCCGAAGGGCAATCAGATGTGGCACCAAAACACCAGGGAGACTGGTTACCGGTATTGGAAGCAGGCACAGAAGGCAATGGAACAGCCATTTTCTCTACTGAACCATTACGGACTCGCCCAACAGAAAGCCAATTGGCTTATCAGGAAAGACAGTTGGGAGCCTTTATCCATTTTGGGCCTGCCACTTATATAGGCTCTGACATGATGAGTGTCCCCGCTGCGGAAATATTTAATCCCAGCAGACTTGATGCGGACCAATGGGCCAAAACAGCCAAATCTTTTGGGGCCAAACACATCGTATTAACGGCAAAGCACCACAATGGCTTTTGTCTCTGGCCTACCGAAACCACGGATTATTCGGTGAAGAATGCTACCTGGAAAAAGGGTAAAGGGGATGTTGTCAGGGAGTTTGTAGAAGCTTGTAGAAAGTACGACCTGGAAATTGGCCTCTATGTATCCGGTGGAGACAAGCATTTTGGATGTACCAGCACACCCGACCCACAAGGGGAACGCAAAATTGTAGGAGACATACACAAGTACTTCCCAGTTTTTTTGGAGCAGCTCAGAGAGTTGCTAACCAACTATGGGGAGATCTCCTACCTTTGGTTTGATGGTGCTTACGACCCGTTTGGATGGGATGTCATGGATCCAGAAACTCAGCAACCATTAGGCACCGCCTATGGGAATGCAATACACAATATGGTGCGGCTTCTACAACCTAATGCAATTGTAATGGGAGGAACCAAACCAGATGTCCGCTGGTCAGGCAGTGAGCAGGGATGGGCAGCTTATCCATTGGCAAATATCGTTCAGCCGGGAGAAGGTTTTGATAAGTGGGTGGGCCCTCAAAGTGCGGGATGGATTCCTGCCGAAGCCAACCTCCACACCAGGTCAACCTGGTTTTGGAAGCCTGATTCAGACAAAACTTTACGTGACCTCCCCTTTATGATGAACGTGTATTCCGAATCCATAGGTCGGGGAGCAAATTTGCTGGTAAACATGACACCAGACACTAGCGGCCTGATTCCAGCGGCTGAAGTAAAGCGACTGGAAGAATTTGGAGAAGCCATTGAACAAACTTTCTCGAAACCTGTGGCCAATTATGATCAGCCGGAGAACAATGGCAATACTATTTTCACTCTGTCAATTCCTGAAAACCAGGTAACCAACTTAATGGTTTTGGAAGAAAACATTGCCAATGGACAACATATCAAGCAGTACCATCTTGAGAGTTTTGATGGCACCAATTGGCATCTTTTGGCCGAAGGGCTTACCATAGGAAGAAAGCGCATCCACTATTTTGATCCCGTAAAAACCGATAAACTCCGTCTTTCTTTGAAAGGTGATGAAAGCAAAATAGAGTTGAAATCTTTTACAGTCTATCAAGCAGACTAA